ACATTCAATGCAGGAGCTTGGGTACCAGGCAGGTACATTGTGTGGCCACTCATGTGCAGCCGCCATCTACCGTGTGATGTTCAATCGTTCAGcatcatcaaaaaacaaaaagtcaaggtCCATGTGAACAATCGTCGGACTATTTTTTAAAATGACCACCGGTACAATGGTTagtagttatttatttattttaaatattagacaatttatttaaaatccTTTACTCTTTAATTAACGCCAGTTGAAGAAAGGTTCTGCCCAATTTtcggacaaaacaataataacgaTGGTAGGCCCTATAATATTAATACGTACGTCGGATGGCCTCTCGTTACTTACCATGGAGGTATGCTTACACTTAcagaataatttgtaatttgtCTCACCCATGAGTCTTACATTACTTACAGCTACTGACCAGCGCAAAAGTGGGTCATTCACTTTAAATACTTAACcaagtttcctttgtttgtattgaaaatgtgtatCATGTAGTCATGGTCGGTCATCCATTCTAAAGTATTCACCACTCACATTCACAATAGTTACTGTACACACATTTACATTGTAGTCGATAATGCCAGTGCAACTGGTTTTCCTGAATTAACGCATTataaaaagcacaaaattttaaaaaacaattagaaaTATTCTTACTGAATGAACGTGTCAGAATGAGCAACATTATAACTTACGGCACAATAACCGAGAGCATTCAGTGAGAATTTACAACAGAGATTTTCGTAAGAATGTCATTTTTGGGCACATATATtcagaaaaatatatattgttaCAGTTGTCTATTAACTTTAAGGCTCATGTGTGAGACTTACATTCTGGAAGTACATCAAGGCATTACGATTTTGGCCTACATGTAGGTATTATACCTGTATTCTAGTTGAAAACATTCTGTTTTCAGACCACTTGCTGTGTACATTCTCTCTACCTTTCTGAACATTATTATTAAGTCGGAAAGGGGAGCCTAGCTAGATCTCATGATGTATGGAAACTTATGACATTCTGCATACAATTAAGGTCTGATGCGTGTGGTCAATCTTACCATATTTTTCAGCGGTACCACACATAATCAGGACTGATCGTGGGACTGAGAACACTCTTATAGAAGACATTCAGATTGCCTTTCGCTACCAGGACAATGATGACCATTCGGACTTCAAGAGCTTCATGTATGGCAAATCTACTTCAAATCAGGTAAATGTGAAAAGCAACTCATTTCAATGAAACAATAAGttattacttattttttttgatacttcttcttcttccattTTGTACATCCCTCCAGTGGAGTATAGTCGTACTTGAAGATGCAGGATAAAAGTTCATAGAGCAGTTGTTGCATTTATCTAAGCTTAAGCATTTTTAATACTCGTAGGATAAGTATTTTCACCTGGATGTCTTGTGCtacattacaattttttttattttattaatttgtaataGTGCTAAATGTCATTAAACATGTGGTTTGTGACTTGATAACACATTGTTAAGCAGTGCATAATTTGAGTCATGAAGAATTATCAGAACTTATCATatagtactttttttttcttattggtTTCCCAAATCCTTTATTATTGAGAgcgtttttttaaatgttattctCCAGAGAATTGAACGCTGGTGGGGCAGCATGAGGCAGGGAGCCATGAATTACTGGTTGAGTCTCTTCAAGGACATGGTTTATTGCGGAGCCTTTGACAACTCCTGCCTCTGGGAAAAGTAAGATGAAATTGTCTTGTGTTATGCCAATAAGGAggagtgtttttattatttaatttcatttacatTGCAGTTATGTTTCTGGAGTATTATATACTAGTCTGTGTACATTAACATTGTATTGACTCGTGAAATCAGTTCACATTATGATAATACACTGTTTAAAAGATGTGATATGGAAGCCAGACAAGAGATGAGATAGATGTCTAATACAATAGTTAATCTTTTTCATTTCAATAGAATGTGTACGGTTCTGCTTCACAAAATTGCTACGCAGAGAACTTCATCGAGTTGGTCGTTTGTGGAATGAGCACCACATCAGACATTGCAAAATGTCAGAAGGTCCTCATGGGAAGCCGGATATGATGTTTTATCTTCCACAACTTTATGGTATGtttaaattgcattttcaaCTTGCTTaattccctttaaaataaagtaTTGTGTTTCCCGAGGTCGAGGGTTGGACAAGCTTGTGGTCATGTCGGGCTGGTCTGGTGGCATTTCTCCATGCCTCCCCATCCAGTGCTTTCTTGGGCGACCCTGGACGGATGCCCTCTACCTGTAGCTCGTGGTCATAACTCATCACTGGATGTGCTCATACCAGCGCAGTCTACCTCATCTGACCACTCCCTCAACGTTAACGATACCTAGACGTGCTCTTAGTTCATACAGGGGCACTACATCAGAAATCTGGGCTGATCAAATCAAACGCACcatagttttgttattttggggaAGAAGAGAGATATTCTCACCAGTAATACTGGCCATGTTTCACTAGCATAGAACTGTTTAACACTCATCATACAATATGAACGCTGTATGTTATTAATTTAATAGGTGCCCGTGACTACAGACATGAAGTTCAAGATGATGACATTGATGCAGTTGATGATGGCATCTGTGTGTCTGTTCCCGAAAATGGATGCACTGCCGAATTTGAGGAAGTTGCTCAAACACTTATGATGGGGAATGATTTGACTATGCCAGAAACACCTGCGGATGCTGTCGCTCTTTTTGCGGAGTTAAAAGTACTCATAAGTGACGGAATGTAAATTGCCACCGTTGCAATTGCGCCttagaaaaaatgtgttttgttccTATTTACCAAGTCTCCAATTCTGTCTAGAAATTGTGTTAATgatttgaatgaatgtgtacttattgattttttgttgttgatttactGTATATTAGCCTTGGTTCATATATAGCTTGCAACTTGTCATAGGCAAATTTTTGGCTACCCTGAAAGActtaatattttaattaaaatttgtacatATTTGTATGGTAATGAGAAAGTTACAAGATTTCAGTTGAACCACGTACGGAAAGGGCAAATTTGCCTGTGTGACAGGTTACAAAATTgcacataaatatttcaagtaaGTTGGGAAATGTTATGATAGGAATAGTTTTGATGTTTATGTAGAAATAGCTCATATTCTTAAAATTTAATAACtcataatagtaatagtaatagacAAAAATGACTTTTAGACCATTAGATTGGGCTCGGCATTTTTGTAAGGTAATCTCTAATTTCAAAAACATGCAATACAAAACACAACTATTCAAATACGGAATTTGTTTTATCATCTTCAATTGTTAAAAGGGTACGGTAAAAGAGTAGACTCAACATGCTCAAAATGTAAAGGATAATTTGTTTGGTTCACAATTGTAATTGTTACTTGGATGACATTATTAGTTTTCTTCCCGAGCAGATTGCCAAACAATTCTCATACTAACTTGTCTAATTACCGTGATCTATTGATACATGTACTCTGACATGattgatacatgtacttctGACAAGCAAAGGCTTTCATAAGAAGGTAATTGACCTTATGTGAACCTTTTCATATGTTGTGTCTTCAATAAATGTTGGAGATTTCACTCCAGTCTTCTTGTGTACAAAGGAGATCATTGAGATAATCTGTCAATTTACATCAATTGTGTTATTCCATGCTAAAACTGGGTACCTTCAGTGTAAAATACAAAGCAAACTTTTTGACTCACAACAACACAAGCCTTCAATTAAGACCTATATTCATGGACAAAATTGTTGTCAAGATGCGACAAACGCCCGCACCGTGAAATTCATGGGTTTGCTGATAGACAGTGGTCAAGATGGCAGCCTAAGATACAAGGTGAAACATAATTTACCATGACATCTTCATTAAGTTTACATACATGTTCGTAATAAACTTTGTTTATGAACACTTTTCTAGTAAATGAATAAAAGCTACATAgagcacaaaacaaaagaatgaaaGGAGGACTGATGGTCAGCACTACCtgtgaaaaatatattttaaaataaatagtaaaaaaccaaacacacacAAGTGACAAATCTATCGACAAACAATGTTACTGTACAGTGTCAACTATTCCATCTGATATGCCTTTTTAACAACGGCATGCAAAAAACCTACGACCCCTTGTCCCAAATGAAATTGAAACCAAACCCAAATTGGTGGTTCCATGGTATAAATacccaaaattgtttgcccTTGTATACCCCCTCCCTGGTAATGGAAATTTCCACTTATGCCACTAAAACATGGCCTATGTTCAATTGTTTATAAAGGTTCTGCTTGTAGCATGTTTTTATAAGTGTACCTTGATCCACAGAGAGCCAATTAAAGGTGATGTGTACCACCCGTGATAAATGACTACCAGTGGACAACTCGTTCATTAACAACAAATgattaaatacaaataatatccCTACACTGtgacaattaaaaaaagcaCCTTCAGGTTTGGCAAGAGGTTTGAGCTTGGAAAACTTTATGGGTTGAAAAAGTACTGTTGTATGGGTTCTATTAATGAAGTGTACAAAATTTGGCTCATAATCCAGCATGTaacgatttttcaaaaaattgccTCTGAAAGGTtaacaaataacaatgaaataGCATTGGCACTGGAAGTGGCAGTGGCAAAAGGCTATAAATTGTCAAACAAGTAAATCACTATACAAAACTAGGTCACTCGTTGAAATGGCTGGATTGTTAACGTTTTGTCATGTCATCATTACATAATATTCACTCATGATTATATTttatgtaatgcatgtaacATCCTGTAGAGAATCGATCCATGTCAGCAAGTGACCTAACTATGTAGGCGTTCCTGAAAATACACAGGAATCGCTACATGATTTTTAACAACTGAATTATTCTACACAAATTATAAGTTGTTACATAAAagcataaattatttgtattttagcaaaacttttaatttgaaaactttAATAACTTTAATAAAGGAAAACACAATCCTGTGGGTGAAGATTATCTCTGTCTAAAACGACAAAATTCAAGGGGAGCCATTTCTGACAATATTTTAttctatcaaaagctctccagtgatttttttattttaatggtcATTAAGTTTGTGGAGTAATTAACAAAggtacaccctgcctttaagccaaAAAGCACTTACGCTGTACCCAGATAGCAAGGACGTGTTGGGCCAACACATGGTATTAGGGTTGGCCCAATGTTGGTTGATCACGTTGGCCCAGCTTGGATCTGCTCATCGGGTTAACATTGGCCCACTATGTTGGTAAAATGTTGGGCCATTGTCGAGTCCCTACCTCGGGCCAACCTGAATTCTGCAATTGGCCTAACGGTACCTTTGCGTTTGGGCCAACATCGGTCTTTCAATGTTGGTCCAGTGTTCGATATTCGTTGGGCCACAGTAGCCCCTAGCATGTTGGTTATGTTGGCGGGAGGTTGGGCCAACCTTAAAGTTGTCGATGGACCAACgttagttttaatgttttgcccccccccccacaccaatGCTGAAGAGCGAAGTTGGGCCAACCTTAAAGTTGCCATTGGACCAACGTTAGTTTAAcagtttgccccccccccccccccgaccacTGTGAATAAGACAAACATTTCTCATAAGTTTGACCTGCAGGCCCAGGTACTCAAGAGTtcattttccaaaataaaaatataacaaactgAATAAAGTAGGTCACTGAAAACATAACAGTTGAGAACACTTTGATCTTTTTAAAGAATCTTTAATATAAATGGAGACCAAGAAAGTGTACTCCCAAGTATGTAAGAGAAAAATGCaacatttatgtatttgtttacctTAATGGTTTTATAAACTTCTTGCTACAACACTTTAATTATTAACTTCTTGTACTATTGACAAACATAAATCTGATTAAGTTAGGCTACAGATGAAAGGCATTTTTCAGAGTAAACAAAAGGTAAATTAATTGGTcttttgtcaacaaaaacttGGATCTCTAATGTGCATAAAAGCCAGCCACTGACATGTCATAACACTATTAATTTGACATAATTTATTATGGACATGCAAATGCTGTAATAATGAACTTTCATTATCAAACTCAAGCAACATAATTTCTGTTGTTTTAACCAACATACTTAAAAAGTTGGGCTCAAAAAGTCGCTCTTTTAACACAAAAAGTGAAAACACTTGTTATCTAAACAACCTTGCTTTTAAGTTGGTCCCTCACAACAATCCTTtagattatttttaaaatccttCAGAGTGTACCTTGTGCATAAAAGCCAGCCGCTGACATGTCACACCATTAATCTGACACTGTGAGAATGCAAATAGCtatgaatttttattttcaaactcaagcaaaataactttttttaaccAACATGCATATGGGTTAATGACGACCACAAGACCACATGGCACAAAACAATCTTTGCTTGTTCCACTTGAAAACACGTGTCCATCTGTATGGGATTTTTTTCAcgacaaaaaaagtaaatataaaaataaaataaaagcttctttttttctaACATTACATTTGAAACTCAAGTTGGGCTCATTAGAAAAGTAGTACAAAAAACGTGAATGCACTCGTGATCAAGGCAACCTTGCTATTGAGTCCCTGATTACCATTAATGATTATGAGTTCAATCAACTTCAAACATCGAAACAAGATGTGTATAGTACAAGCTTGATGTAGTGACATACAATAGTAGAAGATTTTACATTCTCTAAGAGTGTATTATAATTCCTCACTGATCTGAACCAAAATCTCTAGCTGCATGCAGGCTCCCTGGTTTTCATCGATCAGGGACGGTCATGTTCATCACTGGAACCATAGTCTTCAGTAGATTCCTGGCTGACATTTTCGGAAGGACTAACACTGGCCTGACGTGCTCTTCTCGCCCTTCCACCATCACGGTCTTTGGCATAGCGAAACCAATCTTTTATGATGGAATCTATCTCAGCATTTGTCGCAGATCTGACGGCTGGATTTCTGCGAACAGCTCCTGAAttaatttgagaaaatttgaaaacaggttaactgaaataaaatatatacgAACAAGTGATacgcagggcccaatttcatagagctgcttaagcagaacaaattgcttaaacaatttctgctaagcaacaacaaacaggataccagtcccaTTTGCTACATTTTAAATGATATTTCAGCTGGTAAACTTTTtccttgtaagcataattttgttttgcttagctagtttctatgcttaagcagctctatgaaattgggcccagatcgtGTTGCCCGTTTATTGTGGTCAATCCCAATTAAGTTTTGTGCCCTtagaaaatgttaaattttatgcattttcttttaaatgagcTAAAATAATTCCTCAAAGTTCTCTGACCTGCAATTTTGGAACCCCCAACCAAGGATCATTCCATCAAAGTACATTCAAATCCATAAGACTCTGCTGACAAAGCATTCAACCAATAACCTCTGAATGTAGCCCTTCAACAAACCAGGGCTCCCTGTATCAAAGTCTCATCTCACATAGATGGTCATACTGTCATACGGCTACAGTGATACAGAATTTAGGTCTGTGTCTCACAAAACTTGGCTACCCAAAAACGAATTAAAatttacacagtcagtttcccttgtggttataTTGCTTATTACACACAAATTGTATTAGTTTACAAGATTGTCCACAATTATAAGTCATACGTGATCTTTCAATGTGGGTAGTTTGGTAAACTAATTAAACTGTTATCATCTCTTAGACTTAGTTTTCGAGTTATATTTTCAAGTATGTTTGTTCtatattttcattttctgaCCCAACTTGCGCTTTGTGTGGCTGTTAATACTTACGATGTACAACATTCACCAGACGAAGTTTACAGAAGGCCTCCTTTGTGCCTTTTCCAATCCAATTAAACTGCTTTGCAAGGTCATTGGTCAATATGCAGACAAGAATTCGTCTGACCGTACTGCCAAGATTCTCTCCACCAATATTGGATAAGTAAGTgacctttaaaaaatttgaaaacaaaaatcagcagATAGACAATAGTAATGATCCTGCCGTAGTGGATAACAGTGGATAATAACAATTCAGCATGCTTTCTACATTAGCGTTAATCCAAGGAGACATCAGTTTTACTGTCAACTTTTTATTCCTACGTAAAGAGTTGTGTGTGGAAACATTTTTGCATCCTAATGATAAATGCttggtaaaataattatatgctttccaaaacaaaaacgttCCGCAAGAAGTGGTTAGTAGTGTAAAAGAATTAAGAGTTTGTTTCCAAAACGCAATAAATGAcaactgttatttttgtttttggtaaaaTGATGATGGTTGTTTtattcgaagaaaaaaaaaagtaaccacAAACATGATTTAGAAACTCAGGCGATTttacaaattgtgttttatcaTCCAATTAATCtatggaaaagaaaacaaaattatctttctttctgtttttgaaatattgaatctgagcatttttttgtgatttgttttctaaTGGAAATTAACTCTTTGAATGTTTCCAGCATTTTgccatgaaaaacaaaaaaacttaccaaaagctTCTCCTTCTCGAAATTTTGAAGGAGGGCCTCCAGGTCTCTCACATCCCTCAACAATTTCAAGGGAAAAGTCAATCCTTCTGGCAAACCACCATTATCTAACTCCTGTTGTGACGTATTGAGTTTTCTCAGTATTTTTTTGAGCAGGGTTCGGTTTTCTGTAGTTATCATGGTTGCCTTTTCTATCAGGGTCAGCAGTTTCTTCTCAGTTGCTGATGAAAATAGTATAATGAGTGCCTAACCATTATTGTATTATAAgacatttttatattgtattaaAAGACATTTTCATGGGAACAAGTGCTTTTACCATGGGTATGAGTGGGAGCACATGGGCTTCATAATATGATTGGAAATTAGTGTATGTACACACAGGACTTTCCATCGAGTGCAGGttggttaaaaaaataccaataataggcctaatacacggtttttatatagcgctttttcatggggtgtctcaaagcgcttccgacattattacccctggtcactgggccttaaatcattccttaaaccatctcagctccctggggagtatacagcctgtgcgacaattatatgcgctacatggctaaaccaatgacaagaaccatctctgccctcacaggtacccatttacccctgggtggagagaagcaaagtTTATTAAATATTCACCCATTTTCTGAAATTCCCGGTAATCTGTTTTACCCTGTGTTGGTGTGTTAACCATGGTCCTGAACAAGTTATGGGTTTAGCTTAACCTGTGGATATCAATATGGCCCATCATAAATAGCATGTACAAAACTGGATTGTCCAAGGGAGCTTCAAGACACATTGGCGCGAACCAACACAATGAATGCATGCAAAGCTGTTCACTTTTGACAGTATTTTCTTAACAAGTGCTTTGTACAAGTAGAGCTCAACCGCTAAGTAAAAACAAAGTCTCTGGAATTTCAGAAAGTGGATGAAAAACCCCTTCAACAGGTTTGCATGTGTGACAGGTGTAGAAAAAACTTTGTTCAGTTACCCTTCCACTGTTTATTTCCAATTTAATCTCTTCCAGCACCCTGTACAAGTTAATTTCTAGGAATGTTCTGTAAGACAGAAGTTTTCCACCTTTTATTGCTGTACATTGAATCACTGGTCTTGCTTTGGTCAACGCTTTGTAATCAatacagttgtttttttaattatttttttaatgaggaAACCTACAATTTGAGTCGCTGTCCTACTTTTTGCATTTCCTTGTGTCTTTACCCTATTCTATCCTTAGATTAATTGAGTTTTTCTGAAGTGAGTTTCCCCAACgtttagttttatttactttattcaAGTGATCCATTTTCTGGGTTACACATGCATTCATTGTGTTGGTTCGCGCCAATGTGTCTTGAAGCTCCCTTGGCCATCCAGTGTTGTACATGCTAATTATGATGGGCCATATTGAGATTCACAGGTTAAGCTAAACCCATAACTTTGTTCAGGACCTGCAGACCATGGTTAACACACAACACAGGTTACAAGCTTTTTAAAACCATCCTGTATGAgtacacatacaatacaatcTGTTTTTCCCCTTTTAGTAATAGTAGAAATAACACCACCCTGCCAGTCACAAAGAGTGAAGTACTTATTCAAA
The window above is part of the Asterias rubens unplaced genomic scaffold, eAstRub1.3, whole genome shotgun sequence genome. Proteins encoded here:
- the LOC117306436 gene encoding uncharacterized protein LOC117306436, giving the protein MYAVVEFKIEGTVALVAESWLTDEDNIVKWPAKFKTQGRIDRAVQRCEPPSNDYERFPCRVLYKTASYEKGMAKVRQAQDTSDIGTDMETEVPPKRIMRPNPRYQQDASSDEEIVTAIQPRRSVNSTSNNSPSELPCPPPSLILSGSPSGSSGSSGGLSRSSSACTATEKKLLTLIEKATMITTENRTLLKKILRKLNTSQQELDNGGLPEGLTFPLKLLRDVRDLEALLQNFEKEKLLVTYLSNIGGENLGSTVRRILVCILTNDLAKQFNWIGKGTKEAFCKLRLVNVVHRAVRRNPAVRSATNAEIDSIIKDWFRYAKDRDGGRARRARQASVSPSENVSQESTEDYGSSDEHDRP